A genome region from Trichosurus vulpecula isolate mTriVul1 chromosome 5, mTriVul1.pri, whole genome shotgun sequence includes the following:
- the LOC118850988 gene encoding taste receptor type 2 member 39-like encodes MTETCSSPEDKPSLFTIIISFTIPGMECIIGIIGNSFIMVTNGTEWIQNRKFSTSGRILFFLSLSGIALQSCMMIENSVSLIFPSFYKEDTVYDTFKVIFMFLTFCSLWFATWLNIFYFVKIANFSNPLFLRLKWRIPGLMPWLLWSSVIISSCYSVFFSQQIYDTSCNHSIPDSFSNSTKKKYVINTNMINLAIIYNVGMFTPLILFMLAAILLIISLKRHTLQMENNATGSRNPSMEAHIGAIRSISSFLILYILNFVALLLYMSNIFDDDSFWIAFCKIIMAAYPSSHSVLLILGNPKLRNTWGKFQHQICSCYFSSSSWTLSEKGR; translated from the coding sequence ATGACTGAAACTTGCAGCTCCCCAGAAGACAAACCATCGTTGTTTACTATTATCATATCTTTCACAATTCCAGGAATGGAGTGCATCATCGGCATTATTGGGAATAGTTTCATTATGGTTACAAATGGGACTGAGTGGATTCAGAACAGAAAGTTCTCCACAAGTggtaggattttgtttttcctcagttTGTCtggaattgctctccagagttgCATGATGATAGAAAACTCGGTATCTTTAATATTTCCATCCTTTTACAAAGAAGATACTGTCTATGATACATTCAAAGTCATTTTCATGTTCTTGACTTTCTGCAGCCTCTGGTTTGCTACCTGGCTCAACATCTTCTACTTTGTAAAGATTGCCAATTTCAGCAACCCCCTGTTCCTCAGGCTAAAGTGGAGGATCCCTGGACTAATGCCCTGGCTACTGTGGTCATCAGTGATCATTTCCAGCTGCTACAGTGTCTTTTTTTCCCAGCAGATATATGATACATCCTGTAACCACTCAATCCCTGACTCATTCTCCAACTccacaaagaagaaatatgtCATCAATACCAATATGATTAACTTGGCTATTATCTACAATGTGGGAATGTTCACTCCTCTCATCCTGTTCATGCTTGCAGCCATCCTCTTGATTATCTCTCTCAAGAGACATACACTACAGATGGAGAACAATGCCACAGGATCCAGGAATCCCAGTATGGAGGCTCACATAGGGGCCATCAGATCCATAAgctctttcctcattctctacATTTTGAATTTTGTTGCTTTGCTCCTCTATATGTCTAACATTTTTGATGATGACAGTTTCTGGATTGCATTCTGCAAAATCATTATGGCTGCCTATCCCTCTAGTCACTCAGTATTATTAATCTTGGGCAATCCCAAGCTAAGAAATACCTGGGGAAAGTTTCAGCACCAGATTTGCTCTTGCTATTTTTCCTCATCCAGCTGGACCCTGTCAGAAAagggaagatga